The following coding sequences lie in one Pseudomonas svalbardensis genomic window:
- a CDS encoding PhzF family phenazine biosynthesis protein, with translation MHSFDFKQVDVFSRVALKGNPLAVVFGADELSDERMAAFASWTNLSETTFILEPRDPRADYRVRIFTTLNELPFAGHPTLGTCHAWLEAGGVPKGEEIIQECGVGLVRVRRQGTALAFLAPPLLKTGPVEADVVERVRRGLGLESGAIVRTQWVDNGAGWLAVMVEDRQQVLDLQPDHSQMLGLAVGVIAPWHPERDGDDAQFEVRAFISGDGMPEDPATGSLNAGVAQWLLSEGLAPASYVVSQGLTMGRAGRIQVEHVGDEIWIGGAVVTCISGTLTL, from the coding sequence ATGCACTCATTCGATTTCAAGCAAGTAGATGTCTTCAGCCGTGTTGCGCTCAAGGGCAATCCGTTGGCGGTGGTGTTCGGCGCCGATGAGCTCAGCGATGAGCGCATGGCGGCGTTCGCCAGCTGGACCAACCTCAGCGAAACCACATTCATACTCGAGCCGCGCGATCCTCGCGCCGATTATCGCGTGCGGATCTTCACCACCCTGAACGAATTGCCGTTCGCTGGCCATCCGACACTGGGCACCTGCCATGCGTGGCTGGAGGCCGGTGGCGTGCCCAAGGGCGAAGAGATCATTCAGGAGTGCGGCGTGGGGCTGGTGCGGGTTCGTCGACAAGGGACAGCGCTGGCCTTTCTCGCACCGCCATTGCTCAAAACCGGGCCGGTGGAAGCGGATGTGGTGGAACGGGTGCGGCGGGGGCTCGGGCTGGAATCGGGAGCGATTGTGCGCACTCAGTGGGTCGACAACGGTGCCGGATGGCTGGCCGTGATGGTCGAGGATCGCCAGCAGGTGCTGGACCTGCAACCGGATCATTCGCAAATGCTTGGCCTGGCCGTCGGTGTCATCGCGCCGTGGCATCCCGAGCGCGATGGCGATGACGCACAGTTCGAAGTGCGGGCGTTCATCTCCGGCGACGGCATGCCGGAAGACCCTGCCACCGGCAGCCTGAACGCCGGAGTTGCCCAATGGTTGCTCAGCGAAGGACTGGCGCCGGCGTCCTATGTGGTCAGCCAGGGCCTGACCATGGGCCGCGCCGGACGCATTCAGGTCGAGCATGTGGGCGACGAGATCTGGATTGGCGGCGCGGTGGTGACCTGCATCAGCGGAACCCTGACGCTGTGA
- a CDS encoding glutathione binding-like protein, with protein sequence MTDLSAFPITQKWPAQYPEWIQLYSLPTPNGVKVSIMLEEIGLPYEPHRVAFDTHDQMSPEFLSLNPNNKIPAILDPHGPGDQPLALFESGAILIYLADKSGQLLAQESAARYETIQWLMFQMGGIGPMFGQVGFFNRFAGKDYEDKRPRDRYVDESKRLLNVLDNRLEGRDWIMGERYTIADIATFPWVRNLIGFYEAGELVGIEDFPNVTRVLERFLARPAVMRGLEIPKSNASI encoded by the coding sequence ATGACCGATCTGTCCGCGTTCCCGATTACCCAAAAATGGCCGGCTCAATACCCCGAGTGGATCCAGCTTTACTCCTTGCCGACCCCCAACGGCGTCAAGGTGTCGATCATGCTCGAAGAGATCGGACTGCCCTACGAACCGCATCGTGTGGCCTTCGACACCCATGATCAGATGTCCCCCGAATTTCTTTCGCTGAACCCCAACAACAAGATCCCGGCAATCCTCGACCCCCACGGTCCGGGGGATCAACCCCTGGCGCTGTTCGAGTCCGGGGCGATTCTGATTTACCTGGCCGACAAGAGCGGGCAACTGCTGGCCCAGGAATCGGCGGCGAGATACGAGACTATCCAGTGGCTGATGTTTCAGATGGGCGGCATCGGACCGATGTTCGGCCAGGTCGGTTTTTTCAATAGATTTGCCGGCAAGGACTACGAGGACAAACGTCCCCGCGACCGCTACGTCGATGAAAGCAAACGCCTGCTCAATGTCCTCGATAACCGCCTGGAAGGGCGCGACTGGATCATGGGCGAGCGCTACACCATCGCGGACATCGCGACCTTCCCCTGGGTGCGCAACCTGATCGGATTCTATGAGGCCGGCGAGCTGGTGGGCATCGAGGACTTCCCGAACGTCACGCGTGTGCTGGAGCGCTTTCTGGCACGGCCGGCGGTGATGCGCGGGCTGGAAATTCCCAAGTCAAACGCTTCGATTTGA